The genomic region CATAGTTTATATTGCTCTACAAAGAGATGTGAGATtccaaaattaataataaacaaCAAATAAGTCACGAGAATGTTTTCTGCCACTGACCCCTACAGGGCAATCTATAAGGAGCTGTAGACTTGCTTCACCACAATTGTTTCATCTGTAAGGTCAATGAACTCCATAATTTTATCATGCTCCCAAAAGTTCAGTATGATTTTCAGAGATCCATTATGAACAGACTTGCTTCTTCTGTGTAAGCATTCAACTACCAAATAAATGGTAAAACCTCAAATGCATCGAATCGCTTGGAAGTGAAAGCATCCAGTAGTTCAATGACCCATCAGGCAATCTCGCTAGTATTTGGCCTCAAAGCTGCAGACACCACTACAAATATTGCCACAGTGTGCATTGAAATCAACCATTAATATTCTTGGGTTAGCATTCTATCAAAAGTATTGATTAGTCATTTgagaagaaaggaagagaaaaagagacctCATAATGGGTGAGTTCAAGGAAATTATTGTCATCTATCCTGGAATTGATAAAAGATCTTGAAACTGGGAAGTGAAATAAGAAGCTCTGGTAGTGTCAACTCCACTAGGATCCTGAATTTCACACTGAGAATCCAAAACCACGTGAAATAGCAACATCCAACAGAGCATATATATCTCTATTATCGTactgataaaattttatttgctttgtagtcataaaatttgaaaccttttttttttgggtggggcaggggggggggggggggggggggggggggttaaatTGCATATTTGGTCCTCAAACTTTGTCATTTATTTCAAGAACATCCTCATACTTTAAAATGTTACAAAAGGGTCCTTATTGTCATCTGATTGATGGAAAATGTTGACATAGCAGTGAAAATCATGAAACCAATGACGCTTTGATGATATGGAGCCTATGACATGGCATGAATTTTGTCTGTTACATCAACATTTTCCATTCATCAAACGATGAAAAGGACCATTTTGAAGGCATACAGACTGAAGTGAAACATTTTTAAGTATAATGATGATTTTGAAACAAAAGTCAGAAGTTGATGACCAAATATGCAATTTaacccttattttttaaaaaagaaaattcttcaTGGTGATGCCTCCAAATTCACTAACAATTCCATTTTTACTTTCTAGTCACTCTTTATCTAAAAATAAGATATGTAGATCAACTGACAATTAAGATTAAACGATGATCAAACTTTGCTTTGAATGTAAAAATGCCGCTAATAGGTCAGCAAATATATAAGCAAATAAACTAACAgtcaaatgaaaaattaaaccACTTCATCTGTAAATGATGGCACTAGATCTCATTCCAAATTTTTCGTAatttacaaatatgaaatagCTGGAGGGAGTAATCATTCAATACAATGGCATGGGTATGTACAAATGCTTAGAAACGGTCACAAGAACTTACTTCTGATGATGGAGTATCCTTGCCAATTCCAAATGCTGGAGTACAATAGTGAGCCATTTGGGGGCCTCTCTAAGAGCAATATCAATAGGATCACAGTGGTTGATCACTGTGATACTGAGAAAATTACTAATGTTGTTGTAACCAAGGGATTAGATACTAATTTACAAATCTTTCCTGAATGATCAATCCAAGAATGTTATGTCATTAGTCTTCCACTGATATTCTAAAATCTCATTTTCAAATCACTAAACCAATGAAAGTAGCAACCTATAAGAAGCTGTACAAACTCAACTATGACCCCTGTGATTTTTTGCATGAAATATACTCAGACCACTTTTTTGGAGCATCCGGATGAATTCCGGAAAGGCGAGCTACAAAATTCTTTTCACTAGTTGCTATTATGCTTGCAATGGAGTAGGGTTTTTTACACAAACCCTTTTCTGTAAGCCTCATGTGGAAACTGTACCTAGGTTTAATCCGGTTCTCTAAGTCAAAACACAAAAAGGCAGGGAAAATGTCTAGGTACTCTAAAGAGGATCCCATTTCATGGCAGAGGAAATTCACTTTCTGCTCAATAGTTTCTGGTCTTTGATTTATGACCTTTGGTGTCGACTTTACCATCATACAGAGATTTGAGAATTTAACCCCTAAACGAAGGAGGCAATCAAATCGCTCCTGCAACTCACTACTAGTGCCATGCAAGTGAGCTAGGACCTTCATTGTCAAGGCATTTTCCCCAAAGCCAATTCCATGCaagaaatttaatttattcataTTATGAATAGGGGTTCTTGAATATTGTATCTTATCCAAGCCATCTCTAAATTCTCTATCCAAGCCTTCATCCGGATCACTAAGGACATAATTAGCCAACAATTGATGACTTCCATTCTTGATCTTATTGAAGAACCATTCATGTAGATTCAAAGCCCTCAACACATTAGGCAAATTAGCCATTTTATTTCTTCCAAACACATATGGATACTTTTGACTAACCAACATTAATTCTTCTGTGTCCAATCCAAAATGTTTCAAGAACCCCAACACTGAAACCACTGGCGTTTCTAGATCAAGACTCAAAATCTCTGGGCTCTGGAGAAGCAACAAACCAACATCCTCCTTCCCAACACCAAATCTACAAAAGTACTCCGCTTTTTGGACCAAAACCTCTTCTGGGTATTCAATAAAAACATGTTTGCTCCTACCCATCAGCTCCCCCATCGTTCCCTTCACACAACCCAAGTCATAAAACACCCGAATTTTCCTACAAACCTCATACCAAGCATCCACATTTCCCTCAATAGAACTTACcaaatcaaaatctaaaaaaaccCTTTTCAAATCGTCAAACAATGCATCAATCTCACCACCCAATTCACCCTCCCCGCACAATACATGAGGAAAAGCTAAACAAATACCTATAACTGAAATATTACTGAACCCATATTCCTTAAACCCACAAAGCCTAGCCTTTAACTCGTCCGAACTCCTACTAAAAATCGAAACCTCCTCCTTATACAACTTCCCTAGCATATTCCAAGGAAACCCAAAACCCGAAAGCGCACAAGCCGCATTCAAAACAGTCCCATCTTCAGAGAAAAAGAACTTATTTGCAGGCAAAAAGTCATTAACTTCACTATAATCAAGACCAATGCTTtcaaagaaaaactcaaattcattGATGGGATGGTACCTGAGGAACCTCTGGAAGCTCTTTGAGAAATCAGTGGGCGAAAACTCAAGCTTGACAATAAGATTGGAGACTGAAAACAATGAGTTCTTGGCAATGTGCTCAGCATAAGTGAAGGGCAAGGTCCTAGTAGCGTGGAGATAGTCTGTGAGGGCCTTCTGGGCTTCATGGATAGCTTGGGGCCTGTACTTGCCAGGGATTTTGGAGAGGTTTGGGAGTTTTGAGAGGTTTCTGGTGGTGGAGAAGCGGTGGGTGAGGATTGTGAAGAGCGAATTTGAGATGGGCATGGCTTGGTTTTTGGTGGGGTTTTGTTGGGGTTTAAGGATTTTGAGGGTTTTCAAAGTTTCATGAGCTTTTTCTTTGGCGCAGTTTTAggggttttggttttgggcAGTGCTGTAATAATATTTAGTTATGTGAAGCACTGAAGAAGCCAATGTCGCCGAAGATGGAGGAGGCTATGGTAGGCAATATATTATAGGCTTATAGCCAAACTCTATATCGTGAACCCAAAATAAGAGAGAGGGAAATGACCATTAAACCACATCTCTAATTGtttcttcaaaatttaaataataaaaaaacactaattatataataattgtaaaattataaGTGAAAATATATCGGTTGTTAAGAATCTTGTAATTAAATTGACATATTTTAATGCTTCTAATGAAGATGTCCGCATTTCAATTCATCCTTCCTCTCAataattgaattatcaaaaaataaaaaatagaggagGAAGTATAACATATTTCAAactagaataaaaaaatgaaaaaaagaatctaaaaaaataataagagtaAGAGATGAATATTCATACTCGGAAAGTCAGAATGTAACATACTTTCTTAAGTATGGCTTTTCCAAATAATCTCGTTttcaaaaagctaaaaaataagttgtaccaaaaaagattttcttcaaataaaaacaaagggattttctttattttgttatgtgacaatgaatataattattcacatgtatttttttat from Castanea sativa cultivar Marrone di Chiusa Pesio chromosome 11, ASM4071231v1 harbors:
- the LOC142615004 gene encoding transcription termination factor MTEF18, mitochondrial, producing the protein MPISNSLFTILTHRFSTTRNLSKLPNLSKIPGKYRPQAIHEAQKALTDYLHATRTLPFTYAEHIAKNSLFSVSNLIVKLEFSPTDFSKSFQRFLRYHPINEFEFFFESIGLDYSEVNDFLPANKFFFSEDGTVLNAACALSGFGFPWNMLGKLYKEEVSIFSRSSDELKARLCGFKEYGFSNISVIGICLAFPHVLCGEGELGGEIDALFDDLKRVFLDFDLVSSIEGNVDAWYEVCRKIRVFYDLGCVKGTMGELMGRSKHVFIEYPEEVLVQKAEYFCRFGVGKEDVGLLLLQSPEILSLDLETPVVSVLGFLKHFGLDTEELMLVSQKYPYVFGRNKMANLPNVLRALNLHEWFFNKIKNGSHQLLANYVLSDPDEGLDREFRDGLDKIQYSRTPIHNMNKLNFLHGIGFGENALTMKVLAHLHGTSSELQERFDCLLRLGVKFSNLCMMVKSTPKVINQRPETIEQKVNFLCHEMGSSLEYLDIFPAFLCFDLENRIKPRYSFHMRLTEKGLCKKPYSIASIIATSEKNFVARLSGIHPDAPKKWSEYISCKKSQGS